From Campylobacter sp. MG1, a single genomic window includes:
- a CDS encoding M23 family metallopeptidase — protein sequence MRRGRGKITVFLLFIIFVIIFGFIAFSNLFERISPNVNINDTIYWNTRDKIVFEVNDNLNLSNILVEYSKNNEPNKNILLNQNVNTNLVNVTIELPKPKFGENISKYTLYIKAKDSSFWNWFMGNTTEKVVSVVIDNTRPQVSILANSYSITKGGAASVVFYVHDENLSELYIDVNSRVFKAIPFLKDNYYIALIAWDIRDNDFSARIIANDKANNIVKEKIPYYIKNKAYRESTISVNDNFINGKIKDLYEINAEENLNDNALIFDYVNATLRKKNENLIHKATNNLTDEIISDFYLTPFSPLKNGMKVADFGDHRYYKYDGNQISESYHMGLDLASTKMAPIVLSNDGKVVFAQDNGIYGLNLIIDHGLGLYTLYGHCSKKNVELGDELKSNTIIANTGTSGLALGDHLHFGVLVQGVEVRPEEWMDSKWMNDNIFAIINKAKDIINKK from the coding sequence TTGAGAAGGGGAAGAGGGAAAATAACAGTATTTTTGTTATTTATTATTTTTGTAATAATATTTGGTTTTATTGCGTTTTCAAATTTATTTGAAAGAATTTCTCCGAATGTAAATATAAATGATACTATTTATTGGAATACTAGAGATAAGATAGTTTTTGAAGTAAATGATAATTTAAATTTAAGTAATATTTTAGTTGAGTATTCTAAAAATAATGAACCTAATAAAAATATTTTATTAAATCAAAATGTAAATACTAATTTAGTTAATGTCACAATAGAATTACCAAAACCTAAATTTGGGGAAAATATAAGCAAATATACTCTTTATATAAAAGCTAAAGATAGTAGTTTTTGGAATTGGTTTATGGGTAATACTACTGAAAAAGTTGTTAGCGTAGTTATTGATAATACTAGACCACAAGTAAGTATTTTAGCTAATTCATATAGTATTACTAAAGGTGGTGCTGCTAGTGTTGTTTTTTATGTGCATGATGAAAATTTAAGTGAATTATATATAGATGTAAATTCTCGTGTATTTAAAGCTATACCATTTTTAAAAGATAATTATTATATAGCACTTATTGCGTGGGATATAAGAGATAATGATTTTAGTGCTAGAATAATTGCTAATGATAAGGCTAATAATATAGTTAAAGAAAAAATTCCATATTATATTAAAAATAAAGCATATAGAGAATCTACTATAAGCGTTAATGATAATTTTATTAATGGAAAGATTAAAGATTTATATGAAATTAATGCAGAAGAGAATTTAAATGATAATGCTTTAATTTTTGATTATGTAAATGCAACTCTTAGAAAGAAAAATGAAAATTTAATTCATAAAGCTACTAATAATTTAACAGATGAAATTATTAGTGATTTTTATTTAACTCCGTTTTCTCCATTAAAAAATGGTATGAAGGTTGCTGATTTTGGTGATCATAGATATTATAAATATGATGGAAATCAAATTAGTGAAAGCTATCATATGGGACTTGATTTAGCTAGCACAAAAATGGCGCCTATAGTATTAAGCAATGATGGTAAAGTAGTATTCGCACAAGATAATGGAATTTATGGGTTAAATTTAATAATTGATCATGGTTTAGGACTTTATACTTTATATGGACATTGTTCTAAGAAGAATGTAGAATTAGGTGATGAATTAAAGTCTAATACGATAATAGCTAATACAGGAACTAGTGGTTTAGCATTAGGAGACCATTTGCATTTTGGTGTTTTAGTTCAAGGCGTTGAGGTAAGACCTGAAGAGTGGATGGATTCTAAATGGATGAATGACAATATTTTTGCTATAATAAATAAAGCAAAAGATATAATAAATAAAAAATAA
- a CDS encoding FliM/FliN family flagellar motor switch protein, giving the protein MIDKILDIELNLFIDVASTMISVENFLDLDIDSFINLDNSLNNGADLYVSNVRVAKGKLFLKDDNLAIVCNKIYTNEFI; this is encoded by the coding sequence ATGATTGATAAAATTTTAGATATTGAACTAAATTTATTTATAGATGTTGCTAGTACAATGATTAGTGTTGAAAATTTTTTAGATTTAGATATTGATAGTTTTATAAATTTAGATAATTCTTTAAATAATGGTGCTGATTTATATGTAAGTAATGTTAGAGTTGCTAAAGGTAAATTGTTTTTAAAAGATGATAATTTAGCCATTGTGTGTAATAAAATTTATACTAATGAGTTTATATGA
- a CDS encoding sulfite exporter TauE/SafE family protein, with amino-acid sequence MIEEYTLLTYIIFILDGLLVGFTAGLFAIGGGTAVVPIMTTFVGYSPKIAVGISVMQMVFSSFYNSYLNYKKGTLQVKNALYPALGGLVGGFSVGFIMKFASNLMIAYIICFLIIWAIVKLYFTPANPIEPEKNSKLLQFFVGLIIGAIATSGGIGGGALLTPALVAICNFNIKKAASFSGLFVAFAGSAAFVSMAITNHVDYTAGAIIAISSLPGVWVGNWLFHKISNNTQKKLFIGFLLFVLTLSIIEVLKQHGVFNE; translated from the coding sequence ATGATAGAAGAATATACATTACTTACTTATATTATTTTTATTTTAGATGGGCTTTTAGTTGGTTTTACTGCAGGACTTTTTGCAATAGGTGGCGGAACTGCTGTTGTGCCTATTATGACAACTTTTGTTGGGTACTCGCCTAAGATTGCTGTTGGAATTAGCGTTATGCAAATGGTTTTTTCATCTTTTTATAATTCGTATTTAAATTATAAAAAAGGCACATTGCAAGTAAAAAATGCTTTATATCCTGCTTTAGGTGGTTTAGTTGGTGGTTTTAGCGTTGGTTTTATTATGAAATTTGCAAGCAATTTAATGATTGCTTATATTATTTGTTTTTTAATTATTTGGGCTATTGTTAAACTTTATTTTACTCCTGCAAATCCAATTGAACCTGAAAAGAATTCAAAATTATTACAATTTTTCGTAGGTTTAATAATAGGTGCAATTGCTACAAGTGGTGGAATAGGTGGTGGAGCATTACTCACGCCTGCTTTAGTTGCAATTTGTAATTTTAATATTAAAAAAGCTGCTTCATTTAGCGGTCTTTTTGTAGCTTTTGCTGGAAGTGCTGCTTTTGTTTCTATGGCAATTACAAATCATGTTGATTATACTGCTGGTGCAATAATTGCTATTTCAAGTTTGCCTGGAGTTTGGGTTGGTAATTGGCTGTTTCATAAAATTAGCAATAATACGCAAAAAAAACTTTTCATAGGATTTTTATTATTTGTATTGACTTTATCAATAATAGAAGTTCTAAAACAACACGGAGTATTTAATGAATAA